A window from Pleuronectes platessa chromosome 6, fPlePla1.1, whole genome shotgun sequence encodes these proteins:
- the LOC128441954 gene encoding NACHT, LRR and PYD domains-containing protein 12 isoform X1, whose amino-acid sequence MDEDTSEQVGPSTTKGQDHRLRAESPGSSCLSLKSDWSKAEPLNFSNEPGPSHTEERKRSHVSEEEQSSCCASCQDVLKDPVSTSCGHWFCRQCITSYWDQSGSSGHSSCPQCGKRSRTGAGADRGLQEVSDEHKLSLRRRCDHVTEGSDETGSRTLLNRIYTELHITEGQSEEVNTQHEVRQLETASKKKILQDTPIKVHDIFKASTDQQSSIRVVLTNGVAGVGKTFSVQKFTLDWAEGLENQDVGLLAVLSFRELNLVKDQQHSLLTLLHVFHPALQKLTAETLAVCKPLFIFDGLDESRPSLDFNHRELVSEVTQRSSVNVLLTNLIRGNLLPSALVWITSRPAAANQIPPTCVDRVTEVRGFTDAQKEEYFRRRFSDEELCSRIISHIKTSRSLHIMCQIPVFCWISATVLEHMLTTDQRGELPKTLTDLYSHFLLVQTKRKNNKYGEEHETTPQQLTEADRDVLLKLGRLALKHLEEGNIMFYQEDLERCGLNVTEASVYSGVCTEIFRRECVIFQKSVYCFVHLSIQEFLAAVYMFHCYTEKNTEELNNFLRTYVDTDSTFSLDDLLKRTMEKSLTSTNGHLDLFVRFLHGLSLESNQRVLGGLLGRTGNNPEIIQRVINNLKEMESRGISPDRSINIFHCLTEMNDHSVHQQMKQFLTSENRSEEKLSEIHCSALAYMLQMSEEVLDELDLREFNTSDQGRLRLIPAVRNCKKAVLGGCRLLETHWEVVASALKSDPSHLRELVLRGDSLKDPEVKLMCSGLENPNCRLETLRFEHCSLTEISCSSLASALRSNPSHLRELDLSNNNDLQDSGVKELCGFLQSPTCRLETLRLFRCSLTEISCSSLASALRSNPSHLRELDLRRNRLQDSGVKELLDLQQSPTCRLETLRWR is encoded by the exons atggacgaggacacttcagagcaagttggaccctcaaccacaaa aggtcaggaccacagactgagagcagagtctccagggtccagctgtctgtctctgaagagtgactggtccaaagCAGAGCCtctaaacttcagtaatgaacctggaccctcacacacaga ggagaggaagaggagtcatgtttctgaggaggagcagtcgtcctgctgtgcttcgtgtcaggacgtcctgaaggatccagtctccaccagctgtggacactggttctgcagacagtgcatcacctcatactgggaccagtctggttcttcaggacactcctcctgtccccagtgtggaaaaagatccagaacaggagctggag cagatcgtggtctgcaggaggtttcagatgaacataagctcagtctgaggaggagatgtgatcatgtgactgaaggaagtgatgaaacaggaagtagaaccctcctcaacaggatctacactgagctccacatcacagagggacagagtgaagaggttaatactcaacatgaggtgaggcagcttgagacggcttccaagaagaagatcctccaggacactcccatcaaggtccacgacatctttaaagcctccactgaccagcagagcagcatcagagtcgtcctgaccaacggagtcgctggcgttggaaaaaccttctcggtgcagaagttcactctggactgggcagagggtttagagaaccaggatgtgggtctgctggctgtgctttcgttcagggagctgaacctggtgaaggaccagcagcacagtcttctcacgctgctccatgttttccatccagcgttacagaagctcacggcagagacgctcgctgtctgtaaacctttgttcatctttgacggcctggatgaaagcagaccttctctggacttcaaccacagggagcttgtgtctgaggtcacacagaggtcatcagtcaacgtgctgctgacaaacctcatccgggggaatctgcttccctcggctctcgtctggataacctcaagacctgcggcggccaatcagatccctcctacatgtgttgacagggtcacagaagtacgaggcttcactgacgcccagaaggaggagtacttcaggaggaggttcagtgatgaagagctgtgcagcagaatcatctcacacatcaagacgtccaggagcctccacatcatgtgtcaaatcccagtcttctgctggatcagtgccacagttctggagcacatgttgaccacagaccagagaggagagctgcccaagaccctgacggacctgtactcacacttcctgctggttcagacaaagaggaagaacaacaagtacggtgaggaacatgagacgactccacagcagctgacggaggctgacagggacgttctcctgaagctggggaggctggcacttaaacatctggaggaaggaaacatcatgttctaccaagaagacctggagcggtgtggtcttaatgtcacagaggcctcggtgtactcaggagtttgtactgagatcttcagaagagagtgtgtgatcttccagaaatcagtctactgctttgttcatctgagcattcaggagtttctggctgcagtctacatgttccactgttacaccgagaagaacacagaagaactcaacaacttcttgagAACATATGTGGAcacagacagtaccttctccctggatgacctcctaaagagaaccatggagaaatccctcaccagtacaaatggtcatctggacctgtttgttcgcttccttcacggcctcagtctggagtccaaccagagagtcttaggaggcctgctgggtcggacagggaacaatccagagatcatccagagagtcatcaacaacctgaaggagatggagagtcgtggcatttctcctgacagaagcatcaacatcttccactgtctgactgagatgaacgaccactcagttcatcagcagatgaaacagttcctgacgtcagagaacagatcagaggagaaactctctgagatccactgctcagctctggcctacatgctgcagatgtcagaggaggttctggatgagttggacctgagggagttcaacacatcagaccagggtcgactgagactgatcccagctgtgaggaactgcaagAAGGCtgt actcggtGGTTGTCGACTCTTAGAGACTCACTgggaagtcgtggcctcagctctgaagtcagacccctcacatctgagagaactggttcTGAGAGGAGACTCTCTGAAGGATCCAGAAGTGAAGCTgatgtgttctggactggagaatccaaactgtcgactggagactctgag gttcgAGCACTGCagtctgacagagatcagctgttcttctctggcttcagctctgaggtcaaacccctctcatctgagagaactggatctgagtaacaacaacgacctgcaggactcaggagtgaaggagctgtgtggttttctacagagtccaacctgtcgactggagactctgag atTGTTTCGCTGCagtctgacagagatcagctgttcttctctggcttcagctctgaggtcaaacccctctcatctgagagaactggatctgagaagaaacaggctgcaggactcaggagtgaaggagcttcttgatctacagcagagtccaacctgtcgactggagactctgag gtggaggtga
- the LOC128441954 gene encoding NLR family CARD domain-containing protein 3 isoform X2 → MDEDTSEQVGPSTTKGQDHRLRAESPGSSCLSLKSDWSKAEPLNFSNEPGPSHTEERKRSHVSEEEQSSCCASCQDVLKDPVSTSCGHWFCRQCITSYWDQSGSSGHSSCPQCGKRSRTGAGADRGLQEVSDEHKLSLRRRCDHVTEGSDETGSRTLLNRIYTELHITEGQSEEVNTQHEVRQLETASKKKILQDTPIKVHDIFKASTDQQSSIRVVLTNGVAGVGKTFSVQKFTLDWAEGLENQDVGLLAVLSFRELNLVKDQQHSLLTLLHVFHPALQKLTAETLAVCKPLFIFDGLDESRPSLDFNHRELVSEVTQRSSVNVLLTNLIRGNLLPSALVWITSRPAAANQIPPTCVDRVTEVRGFTDAQKEEYFRRRFSDEELCSRIISHIKTSRSLHIMCQIPVFCWISATVLEHMLTTDQRGELPKTLTDLYSHFLLVQTKRKNNKYGEEHETTPQQLTEADRDVLLKLGRLALKHLEEGNIMFYQEDLERCGLNVTEASVYSGVCTEIFRRECVIFQKSVYCFVHLSIQEFLAAVYMFHCYTEKNTEELNNFLRTYVDTDSTFSLDDLLKRTMEKSLTSTNGHLDLFVRFLHGLSLESNQRVLGGLLGRTGNNPEIIQRVINNLKEMESRGISPDRSINIFHCLTEMNDHSVHQQMKQFLTSENRSEEKLSEIHCSALAYMLQMSEEVLDELDLREFNTSDQGRLRLIPAVRNCKKAVLGGCRLLETHWEVVASALKSDPSHLRELVLRGDSLKDPEVKLMCSGLENPNCRLETLRFEHCSLTEISCSSLASALRSNPSHLRELDLSNNNDLQDSGVKELCGFLQSPTCRLETLRWR, encoded by the exons atggacgaggacacttcagagcaagttggaccctcaaccacaaa aggtcaggaccacagactgagagcagagtctccagggtccagctgtctgtctctgaagagtgactggtccaaagCAGAGCCtctaaacttcagtaatgaacctggaccctcacacacaga ggagaggaagaggagtcatgtttctgaggaggagcagtcgtcctgctgtgcttcgtgtcaggacgtcctgaaggatccagtctccaccagctgtggacactggttctgcagacagtgcatcacctcatactgggaccagtctggttcttcaggacactcctcctgtccccagtgtggaaaaagatccagaacaggagctggag cagatcgtggtctgcaggaggtttcagatgaacataagctcagtctgaggaggagatgtgatcatgtgactgaaggaagtgatgaaacaggaagtagaaccctcctcaacaggatctacactgagctccacatcacagagggacagagtgaagaggttaatactcaacatgaggtgaggcagcttgagacggcttccaagaagaagatcctccaggacactcccatcaaggtccacgacatctttaaagcctccactgaccagcagagcagcatcagagtcgtcctgaccaacggagtcgctggcgttggaaaaaccttctcggtgcagaagttcactctggactgggcagagggtttagagaaccaggatgtgggtctgctggctgtgctttcgttcagggagctgaacctggtgaaggaccagcagcacagtcttctcacgctgctccatgttttccatccagcgttacagaagctcacggcagagacgctcgctgtctgtaaacctttgttcatctttgacggcctggatgaaagcagaccttctctggacttcaaccacagggagcttgtgtctgaggtcacacagaggtcatcagtcaacgtgctgctgacaaacctcatccgggggaatctgcttccctcggctctcgtctggataacctcaagacctgcggcggccaatcagatccctcctacatgtgttgacagggtcacagaagtacgaggcttcactgacgcccagaaggaggagtacttcaggaggaggttcagtgatgaagagctgtgcagcagaatcatctcacacatcaagacgtccaggagcctccacatcatgtgtcaaatcccagtcttctgctggatcagtgccacagttctggagcacatgttgaccacagaccagagaggagagctgcccaagaccctgacggacctgtactcacacttcctgctggttcagacaaagaggaagaacaacaagtacggtgaggaacatgagacgactccacagcagctgacggaggctgacagggacgttctcctgaagctggggaggctggcacttaaacatctggaggaaggaaacatcatgttctaccaagaagacctggagcggtgtggtcttaatgtcacagaggcctcggtgtactcaggagtttgtactgagatcttcagaagagagtgtgtgatcttccagaaatcagtctactgctttgttcatctgagcattcaggagtttctggctgcagtctacatgttccactgttacaccgagaagaacacagaagaactcaacaacttcttgagAACATATGTGGAcacagacagtaccttctccctggatgacctcctaaagagaaccatggagaaatccctcaccagtacaaatggtcatctggacctgtttgttcgcttccttcacggcctcagtctggagtccaaccagagagtcttaggaggcctgctgggtcggacagggaacaatccagagatcatccagagagtcatcaacaacctgaaggagatggagagtcgtggcatttctcctgacagaagcatcaacatcttccactgtctgactgagatgaacgaccactcagttcatcagcagatgaaacagttcctgacgtcagagaacagatcagaggagaaactctctgagatccactgctcagctctggcctacatgctgcagatgtcagaggaggttctggatgagttggacctgagggagttcaacacatcagaccagggtcgactgagactgatcccagctgtgaggaactgcaagAAGGCtgt actcggtGGTTGTCGACTCTTAGAGACTCACTgggaagtcgtggcctcagctctgaagtcagacccctcacatctgagagaactggttcTGAGAGGAGACTCTCTGAAGGATCCAGAAGTGAAGCTgatgtgttctggactggagaatccaaactgtcgactggagactctgag gttcgAGCACTGCagtctgacagagatcagctgttcttctctggcttcagctctgaggtcaaacccctctcatctgagagaactggatctgagtaacaacaacgacctgcaggactcaggagtgaaggagctgtgtggttttctacagagtccaacctgtcgactggagactctgag gtggaggtga